The proteins below are encoded in one region of Scylla paramamosain isolate STU-SP2022 chromosome 8, ASM3559412v1, whole genome shotgun sequence:
- the LOC135102966 gene encoding guanine nucleotide-binding protein G(q) subunit alpha-like isoform X1: MPENYDGPSRPSFLQWVRGVVWSLVEYVRWCLTWQPPGTSPDDTTFDKCNTVEARLLVLGASDTGKSTFMKQMRYVFGDTFPASERRRHLPYIRRNLLESVHKLVVAMDVLGVPYSTAAAQDAARRFVDMAPLETFFSDDSPMDPTVVEETQTLWADEGVQEVFRRGNEYHLITNADHFITSAARILHYDYLPSIDDILRMRYPTRCSVTSTYDVGEMRMMMHDMGGERAARGEWVAHFPRPTAILFLASLAEYDQHVEEAEREGEKKNRVQESLDIFEAVLEYPPFHNSPVILLLNKSDIFKKKIIYHSLAHYFPQYDVTHSPTPAGPDGDEDKGREFLSGLYERLAVRHGRHYVSRFTEATNTENFNSIFSFVKNIVSRNMISRGGLL; the protein is encoded by the exons atg CCTGAGAATTACGATGGTCCGTCCAGACCATCGTTCCTCCAGTGGGTGCGGGGAGTTGTGTGGAGCCTCGTGGAGTACGTGAGGTGGTGCCTCACATGGCAGCCTCCTGGGACATCACCAGATGACACTACCTTCGACAAA TGCAACACTGTGGAGGCGAGGCTGCTGGTGCTCGGGGCTTCCGACACTGGCAAATCAACGTTCATGAAGCAAATGAGATACGTCTTCGGCGACACCTTTCCTGCCAGTGAGAGGCGAAG ACACCTGCCTTACATTCGCCGAAACCTGCTGGAGAGTGTGCACAAGCTAGTGGTGGCTATGGACGTCCTCGGCGTGCCTTACTCCACCGCAGctgcgcag GACGCCGCACGAAGGTTTGTGGACATGGCTCCCCTCGAGACATTCTTCAGCGACGACTCACCTATGGACCCGACCGTGGTGGAAGAGACGCAGACGCTGTGGGCGGACGAGGGTGTGCAGGAGGTGTTTCGTCGCGGTAATGAGTACCACCTGATCACCAACGCCGACCACTTCATCACCAGTGCTGCCAGGATCCTCCACTACGATTACCTCCCCTCCATCGACGACATCCTGCGCATGAG GTACCCAACGCGATGCTCCGTCACCTCCACCTACGACGTGGGTGAGATGCGAATGATGATGCATGACATGGGTGGAGAGCGGGCAGCCCGCGGAGAATGGGTGGCGCACTTCCCACGTCCCACTGCTATCCTCTTCCTGGCTTCTCTTGCCGAGTATGACCAGCACGTGGAGGAGGCCGAACGGGAGGGTGAG AAAAAGAACAGGGTACAGGAGAGCCTGGATATCTTTGAGGCCGTTCTGGAGTACCCGCCCTTCCATAACTCACCCGTCATTCTTCTCCTCAACAAGTCAGACAtcttcaagaaaaaaatcatctaCCACTCCCTCGCACACTACTTCCCCCAGTATGACG TGACTCATTCGCCCACTCCTGCAGGCCCCGACGGAGACGAGGACAAGGGGAGGGAGTTCCTGTCTGGGTTGTACGAGAGGTTGGCTGTCAGGCACGGTCGCCATTACGTGTCACGTTTCACCGAGGCTACCAACACTGAAAACTTCAATTCCATCTTCTCATTCGTGAAAAACATCGTTAGCAGGAACATGATAAGCAGAGGCGGTTTGCTCTAA
- the LOC135102966 gene encoding guanine nucleotide-binding protein G(q) subunit alpha-like isoform X2 has translation MPENYDGPSRPSFLQWVRGVVWSLVEYVRWCLTWQPPGTSPDDTTFDKCNTVEARLLVLGASDTGKSTFMKQMRYVFGDTFPASERRRHLPYIRRNLLESVHKLVVAMDVLGVPYSTAAAQDAARRFVDMAPLETFFSDDSPMDPTVVEETQTLWADEGVQEVFRRGNEYHLITNADHFITSAARILHYDYLPSIDDILRMRYPTRCSVTSTYDVGEMRMMMHDMGGERAARGEWVAHFPRPTAILFLASLAEYDQHVEEAEREGEKKNRVQESLDIFEAVLEYPPFHNSPVILLLNKSDIFKKKIIYHSLAHYFPQYDGPDGDEDKGREFLSGLYERLAVRHGRHYVSRFTEATNTENFNSIFSFVKNIVSRNMISRGGLL, from the exons atg CCTGAGAATTACGATGGTCCGTCCAGACCATCGTTCCTCCAGTGGGTGCGGGGAGTTGTGTGGAGCCTCGTGGAGTACGTGAGGTGGTGCCTCACATGGCAGCCTCCTGGGACATCACCAGATGACACTACCTTCGACAAA TGCAACACTGTGGAGGCGAGGCTGCTGGTGCTCGGGGCTTCCGACACTGGCAAATCAACGTTCATGAAGCAAATGAGATACGTCTTCGGCGACACCTTTCCTGCCAGTGAGAGGCGAAG ACACCTGCCTTACATTCGCCGAAACCTGCTGGAGAGTGTGCACAAGCTAGTGGTGGCTATGGACGTCCTCGGCGTGCCTTACTCCACCGCAGctgcgcag GACGCCGCACGAAGGTTTGTGGACATGGCTCCCCTCGAGACATTCTTCAGCGACGACTCACCTATGGACCCGACCGTGGTGGAAGAGACGCAGACGCTGTGGGCGGACGAGGGTGTGCAGGAGGTGTTTCGTCGCGGTAATGAGTACCACCTGATCACCAACGCCGACCACTTCATCACCAGTGCTGCCAGGATCCTCCACTACGATTACCTCCCCTCCATCGACGACATCCTGCGCATGAG GTACCCAACGCGATGCTCCGTCACCTCCACCTACGACGTGGGTGAGATGCGAATGATGATGCATGACATGGGTGGAGAGCGGGCAGCCCGCGGAGAATGGGTGGCGCACTTCCCACGTCCCACTGCTATCCTCTTCCTGGCTTCTCTTGCCGAGTATGACCAGCACGTGGAGGAGGCCGAACGGGAGGGTGAG AAAAAGAACAGGGTACAGGAGAGCCTGGATATCTTTGAGGCCGTTCTGGAGTACCCGCCCTTCCATAACTCACCCGTCATTCTTCTCCTCAACAAGTCAGACAtcttcaagaaaaaaatcatctaCCACTCCCTCGCACACTACTTCCCCCAGTATGACG GCCCCGACGGAGACGAGGACAAGGGGAGGGAGTTCCTGTCTGGGTTGTACGAGAGGTTGGCTGTCAGGCACGGTCGCCATTACGTGTCACGTTTCACCGAGGCTACCAACACTGAAAACTTCAATTCCATCTTCTCATTCGTGAAAAACATCGTTAGCAGGAACATGATAAGCAGAGGCGGTTTGCTCTAA
- the LOC135102968 gene encoding serine/arginine-rich splicing factor 7-like isoform X2, producing MPSSLDCKVYVGDLGSGASKQELEEAFSYYGPLRNVWVARNPPGFAFVEFEDVRDAEDAVRGLDGRTICGRRVRVELSTGKSRNRFRGPPPRRGRPFHPEDRCYECGERGHYARDCYRYSRRYSRSRSRSRSPRRRRSYTRSRSRSRSRTRDRSHSRDRSRSRDRSRSRSRSRYRSRSRTRERSRTPSRDRDRERERSRSPEDRGDRSRSRTPMENGSPKKDEDTNE from the exons ATGCCGTCATCACTGGATTGCAAGGTGTATGTGGGAGATCTTGGGTCAGGGGCATCTAAACAGGAACTGGAGGAAGCTTTCTCCTACTATGGACCCCTGAGAAATGTTTGGGTGGCCCGCAACCCCCCTGGCTTTGCTTTTGTTGAGTTTGAAGATGTTCGTGATGCAGAAGATGCTGTGAGGGGTCTTGACGGCAG GACAATATGTGGCCGACGTGTCCGTGTAGAGCTGTCAACAGGCAAGTCCCGCAACAGATTCAGGGGCCCGCCACCTCGCCGTGGACGACCCTTCCATCCAGAGGATCGCTGCTATGAGTGTGGGGAACGTGGCCATTATGCTAGGGACTGTTATAGGTACAGCCGGCGATACTCAAG GTCAAGAAGTAGGAGCCGAAGCCCTCGTCGCCGAAGATCCTACACCCGCTCTCGGTCCCGCTCACGAAGTAGGACCAGGGACCGCTCACACTCCAGGGACCGAAGTCGATCTAGGGACAGGTCCAGGTCCCGCTCCCGTTCCAGATATCGCAGCCGTAGTCGCACTCGGGAGAGGTCAAGAACACCTTCAAGAGACCGAGACCGTGAGAGGGAACGCTCACGCAGCCCAGAGGACAGAGG tgaCCGGAGCAGGTCCAGGACACCCATGGAGAATGGTAGCCCTAAGAAGGATGAAGACACCAATGAGTGA
- the LOC135102968 gene encoding serine/arginine-rich splicing factor 7-like isoform X1 yields MPSSLDCKVYVGDLGSGASKQELEEAFSYYGPLRNVWVARNPPGFAFVEFEDVRDAEDAVRGLDGRTICGRRVRVELSTGKSRNRFRGPPPRRGRPFHPEDRCYECGERGHYARDCYRYSRRYSRYSRSRSRSRSPRRRRSYTRSRSRSRSRTRDRSHSRDRSRSRDRSRSRSRSRYRSRSRTRERSRTPSRDRDRERERSRSPEDRGDRSRSRTPMENGSPKKDEDTNE; encoded by the exons ATGCCGTCATCACTGGATTGCAAGGTGTATGTGGGAGATCTTGGGTCAGGGGCATCTAAACAGGAACTGGAGGAAGCTTTCTCCTACTATGGACCCCTGAGAAATGTTTGGGTGGCCCGCAACCCCCCTGGCTTTGCTTTTGTTGAGTTTGAAGATGTTCGTGATGCAGAAGATGCTGTGAGGGGTCTTGACGGCAG GACAATATGTGGCCGACGTGTCCGTGTAGAGCTGTCAACAGGCAAGTCCCGCAACAGATTCAGGGGCCCGCCACCTCGCCGTGGACGACCCTTCCATCCAGAGGATCGCTGCTATGAGTGTGGGGAACGTGGCCATTATGCTAGGGACTGTTATAGGTACAGCCGGCGATACTCAAG ATACTCCAGGTCAAGAAGTAGGAGCCGAAGCCCTCGTCGCCGAAGATCCTACACCCGCTCTCGGTCCCGCTCACGAAGTAGGACCAGGGACCGCTCACACTCCAGGGACCGAAGTCGATCTAGGGACAGGTCCAGGTCCCGCTCCCGTTCCAGATATCGCAGCCGTAGTCGCACTCGGGAGAGGTCAAGAACACCTTCAAGAGACCGAGACCGTGAGAGGGAACGCTCACGCAGCCCAGAGGACAGAGG tgaCCGGAGCAGGTCCAGGACACCCATGGAGAATGGTAGCCCTAAGAAGGATGAAGACACCAATGAGTGA
- the LOC135102962 gene encoding zinc finger protein 853-like yields the protein MSGSEDWTGHGHSHRSRPVQRSPRYEDPWQPRASHAPTLVPSVSTTQQPVSPGLQTRTPYSLSPAAPTTSRSLSPHPPPETSHATLSPQSPDKPRSLSPQPRSQLPSGSVFFNTIKASRDRNKLLAETNARRNPSDGKLDLGNVVLYLQGSVDAEDSTLDPQVVQRHWRQKQLRRQEVQKQQEEQEKRIKERRQQKQQEQQKIQQHQQQLQQQLQHLQNQHWQQQKNLQKQQQMQASVLKKQQDNFLRAQRQPINQKLLYQQQAVKQQLLQQHHVQQQQLLYYQGQQAHSLQQQLYQVQQQLVSFQQQELQLQEEERQLQEQMKQEKLRQEEEERLEEERKEKLRIEQELKKQRNLQKENNNADHFANINQLLDYALSSSELEGETTQDEMRAGYLEHEEKEEEEEEEEEHERMKENQDEKKQNNEIALMSSSPSYLKPEANENLEACVSRIRSFSSSSIAPEDISDKSEYTRLRRKSLGLSKGPSGLNHGPSQLHLGPAGHQKGPGNLSKGPALLNKGPKHLSKGPLEMHKGPSCISKGPADINQGPSENTSGPSGLDKGPSNLNKGPLTSTVHPSSYKGPSSLAKGPANKILGPASSRLPTEHIH from the coding sequence ATGAGTGGAAGCGAGGACTGGACAGGGCATGGCCACTCCCACCGGTCACGCCCTGTCCAGAGGTCACCCCGCTACGAGGATCCCTGGCAGCCACGCGCCTCTCACGCCCCTACCCTTGTTCCTTCCGTCTCCACCACCCAACAGCCTGTCTCTCCAGGACTCCAGACAAGGACAccttactccctctctcctgcagcCCCCACAACCTCacgctctctctcccctcatcctccaccCGAAACTTCTCATGCCACCCTTTCTCCCCAGTCTCCGGATAAACCTCGTTCCCTTTCTCCTCAACCTCGCTCACAATTGCCATCAGGAAGCGTCTTCTTTAATACTATCAAAGCCTCCAGAGATAGAAATAAACTCTTAGCGGAAACCAATGCCCGTAGAAATCCTTCAGATGGCAAATTGGACCTCGGCAATGTTGTACTGTATCTCCAAGGATCTGTGGATGCAGAGGATAGCACTTTGGATCCCCAGGTGGTTCAAAGACATTGGCGGCAAAAGCAACTAAGAAGACAAGAAGTGCAAAAAcaacaggaagagcaggagaaaaggattaaagaacgaagacaacaaaaacaacaagaacaacaaaaaatacaacaacaccaacagcaactCCAGCAACAATTGCAACATCTACAAAATCAACAttggcaacaacaaaaaaatcttcaaaagcaacaacaaatgCAAGCATCTGTCCTTAAGAAACAACAAGACAATTTCCTTAGAGCACAACGGCAACCAATCAACCAAAAGCTTCTCTACCAGCAGCAGGCTGTGAAACAACAACTGCTTCAGCAACACCATGTCCAGCAGCAGCAACTTCTCTACTACCAAGGGCAGCAAGCCCACTCACTGCAACAACAGCTTTATCAAGTTCAACAGCAACTCGTCAGCTTTCAGCAACAGGAGCTAcaactacaggaggaggagcgacAACTTCAAGAacaaatgaaacaagaaaaattaaggcaggaggaggaagagcgtcttgaggaagagaggaaggagaaactaCGAATAGAacaagaacttaaaaaacaacgtaatttacaaaaagaaaacaataacgcTGACCATTTTGCTAACATTAACCAGCTCCTCGATTATGCGCTGTCCTCTAGTGAGCTGGAAGGTGAAACAACACAAGACGAGATGCGTGCGGGGTATTTGGaacatgaggagaaggaggaagaggaggaggaggaggaggagcatgagaggatgaaagagaatcaagatgagaaaaaacaaaacaatgaaatagcATTAATGTCTTCATCACCCTCATACTTAAAACCTGAAGCAAACGAAAATCTGGAAGCATGTGTAAGCAGAATTCGATCTTTCAGCTCCAGCAGCATTGCACCTGAGGACATCAGTGATAAATCTGAATACACTAGACTCCGGCGGAAATCTCTTGGACTTAGCAAGGGCCCATCTGGACTGAATCATGGGCCTTCCCAGTTACACCTTGGACCAGCAGGTCACCAGAAAGGTCCAGGAAATCTGAGTAAAGGTCCTGCCTTGCTAAATAAAGGTCCTAAACATTTGAGCAAAGGACCACTAGAAATGCACAAAGGTCCAAGTTGTATAAGTAAAGGTCCTGCCGATATCAATCAAGGACCGTCTGAGAACACATCAGGCCCCTCAGGGTTAGATAAGGGACCTAGCAACCTCAACAAAGGCCCATTAACAAGTACTGTCCATCCTAGTTCCTATAAAGGGCCTTCTTCATTAGCCAAGGGACCAGCCAATAAAATACTGGGTCCAGCAAGTTCAAGATTACCCACTGAACACATCCACTAA
- the LOC135102971 gene encoding uncharacterized protein LOC135102971 isoform X3: MWTMVFLVPALLTLTASAHPQIIEVVEVQAVWSVSLGFLLCLLVYLVGVALRAAARGPPFLEADSSILPVLLIHRESWDVISVSLMLMWLKFLSKATKENLREAGTATPQVSAQRMLKMTLLFTVFIGCTVTVCFVSYSYSPAF, from the exons ATGTGGACG ATGGTGTTCTTGGTGCCTGCCCTCCTCACTCTGACGGCGTCCGCCCATCCGCAAATTATCG aggtggtggaggtgcaggcAGTGTGGTCAGTCAGCCTTGGATTCCTGTTGTGCCTGCTCGTATACCTCGTGGGGGTGGCGCTGCGGGCCGCCGCTCGGGGCCCTCCCTTTCTTGAGGCAGATTCCTCCATCCTGCCTGTTCTCCTCATTCACCGAGAGTCATG GGACGTGATATCCGTGTCCCTGATGCTGATGTGGCTCAAGTTCCTTAGTAAGGCGACCAAAGAAAACCTCAG GGAGGCGGGGACGGCCACACCACAGGTATCTGCGCAGAGGATGCTCAAGATGACCCTTCTGTTCACTGTGTTCATTGGATGTACGGTGACCGTGTGCTTCGTGAGCTACTCCTACTCGCCTGCATTCTAG
- the LOC135102971 gene encoding uncharacterized protein LOC135102971 isoform X1: MTGRLVVAVRTRVTVRTFREQIFIHCMRILMWGRVKETSLDRVKRSIRRSTHCNKPGKTSGQVRQHRLTSLLTDRDNGFMWTMVFLVPALLTLTASAHPQIIEVVEVQAVWSVSLGFLLCLLVYLVGVALRAAARGPPFLEADSSILPVLLIHRESWDVISVSLMLMWLKFLSKATKENLREAGTATPQVSAQRMLKMTLLFTVFIGCTVTVCFVSYSYSPAF; this comes from the exons ATGACAGGAAGACTAGTAGTGGCTGTTAGAACCCGGGTAACTGTTCGAACTTTTAGAGAACAGATATTTATTCATTGTATGAGGATCCTGATGTGGGGCCGAGTCAAGGAAACTTCCTTGGATAGAGTGAAGAGGAGCATCAGAAGATCCACACATTGTAACAAACCTGGAAAGACATCAGGACAAGTCAGACAGCACAGGTTAACTTCACTGTTG actgACCGCGATAACGGATTTATGTGGACG ATGGTGTTCTTGGTGCCTGCCCTCCTCACTCTGACGGCGTCCGCCCATCCGCAAATTATCG aggtggtggaggtgcaggcAGTGTGGTCAGTCAGCCTTGGATTCCTGTTGTGCCTGCTCGTATACCTCGTGGGGGTGGCGCTGCGGGCCGCCGCTCGGGGCCCTCCCTTTCTTGAGGCAGATTCCTCCATCCTGCCTGTTCTCCTCATTCACCGAGAGTCATG GGACGTGATATCCGTGTCCCTGATGCTGATGTGGCTCAAGTTCCTTAGTAAGGCGACCAAAGAAAACCTCAG GGAGGCGGGGACGGCCACACCACAGGTATCTGCGCAGAGGATGCTCAAGATGACCCTTCTGTTCACTGTGTTCATTGGATGTACGGTGACCGTGTGCTTCGTGAGCTACTCCTACTCGCCTGCATTCTAG
- the LOC135102971 gene encoding uncharacterized protein LOC135102971 isoform X2, with protein sequence MNAWGKICRLLNLIVSLVLFYTTYFQTDRDNGFMWTMVFLVPALLTLTASAHPQIIEVVEVQAVWSVSLGFLLCLLVYLVGVALRAAARGPPFLEADSSILPVLLIHRESWDVISVSLMLMWLKFLSKATKENLREAGTATPQVSAQRMLKMTLLFTVFIGCTVTVCFVSYSYSPAF encoded by the exons ATGAACGCTTGGGGCAAGATATGTCGCTTGTTAAATCTGATAGTTTCGCTCGTCTTGTTCTACACTACATATTTTCAG actgACCGCGATAACGGATTTATGTGGACG ATGGTGTTCTTGGTGCCTGCCCTCCTCACTCTGACGGCGTCCGCCCATCCGCAAATTATCG aggtggtggaggtgcaggcAGTGTGGTCAGTCAGCCTTGGATTCCTGTTGTGCCTGCTCGTATACCTCGTGGGGGTGGCGCTGCGGGCCGCCGCTCGGGGCCCTCCCTTTCTTGAGGCAGATTCCTCCATCCTGCCTGTTCTCCTCATTCACCGAGAGTCATG GGACGTGATATCCGTGTCCCTGATGCTGATGTGGCTCAAGTTCCTTAGTAAGGCGACCAAAGAAAACCTCAG GGAGGCGGGGACGGCCACACCACAGGTATCTGCGCAGAGGATGCTCAAGATGACCCTTCTGTTCACTGTGTTCATTGGATGTACGGTGACCGTGTGCTTCGTGAGCTACTCCTACTCGCCTGCATTCTAG
- the LOC135102970 gene encoding NECAP-like protein CG9132 isoform X1 produces the protein MDDYESVLLVKPEVFVYRIPPRSSNRGYRAADWNLGAPDWTGRMRLVNKKDECIIKLEDKVSGELFAKCPIDKYPGVAIEAVTDSSRYFVLRIQDEGGRSAFIGVGFGDRSDSFDLNVALQDHFKWVKKEEEAEKEKEEGKPNLDLGFKDGQTIKINMKITKKEGQEATNRPKPKAGAGGLLPPPPGGVKLAPPPAPAATSKIGSASNVDILGDLSNASASSDSQSAAAGGGESWGDFASAPPKPTPASNPPSGGSGSGWVTF, from the exons ATGGACGACTACGAGAGTGTTTTGTTGGTGAAGCCCGAGGTGTTTGTGTACAGAATACCTCCTCGTTCCAGCAACAGAGGCTACAG GGCAGCAGATTGGAACCTGGGAGCTCCAGACTGGACTGGCCGAATGCGCTTGGTAAACAAGAAAGATGAATGCATCATCAAGCTTGAAGACAAAGTATCAGGAGAACTTTTTGCCAAGTGCCCAATAGACAAGTACCCTGGTGTGGCCATTGAGGCTGTGACAGACTCGTCACGTTACTTTGTCCTCAGGATAcaagatgagggag GAAGATCAGCATTTATTGGTGTTGGATTTGGTGATCGGTCAGATAGCTTTGACTTAAATGTTGCTCTACAAGATCATTTCAAGtgggtaaagaaagaagaggaagctgagaaagaaaaggaagaaggaaaacctAATCTAGACCTTGGATTCAAAGATGGGCAGACTATCAAGATTAACATGAAAATCACT AAGAAAGAGGGACAAGAAGCTACAAATCGACCCAAGCCCAAGGCAGGAGCTGGGggactccttcctcctccaccagggGGTGTGAAGCTGgcacctcctcctgcccctgcAGCAACATCAAAGATTGGTTCAGCAAGTAATGTGGATATTCTTGGAGATCTGTCTAATGCATCTGCCAgctcagacagtcagtcagcagCTGCAGGAGGTGGGGAATCTTGGGGAGACtttgccagtgcccctcctaagCCAACGCCAGCTAG TAATCCACCAAGTGGAGGTTCAGGCAGTGGTTGGGTGACCTTCTAA
- the LOC135102970 gene encoding NECAP-like protein CG9132 isoform X2 — MRLVNKKDECIIKLEDKVSGELFAKCPIDKYPGVAIEAVTDSSRYFVLRIQDEGGRSAFIGVGFGDRSDSFDLNVALQDHFKWVKKEEEAEKEKEEGKPNLDLGFKDGQTIKINMKITKKEGQEATNRPKPKAGAGGLLPPPPGGVKLAPPPAPAATSKIGSASNVDILGDLSNASASSDSQSAAAGGGESWGDFASAPPKPTPASNPPSGGSGSGWVTF; from the exons ATGCGCTTGGTAAACAAGAAAGATGAATGCATCATCAAGCTTGAAGACAAAGTATCAGGAGAACTTTTTGCCAAGTGCCCAATAGACAAGTACCCTGGTGTGGCCATTGAGGCTGTGACAGACTCGTCACGTTACTTTGTCCTCAGGATAcaagatgagggag GAAGATCAGCATTTATTGGTGTTGGATTTGGTGATCGGTCAGATAGCTTTGACTTAAATGTTGCTCTACAAGATCATTTCAAGtgggtaaagaaagaagaggaagctgagaaagaaaaggaagaaggaaaacctAATCTAGACCTTGGATTCAAAGATGGGCAGACTATCAAGATTAACATGAAAATCACT AAGAAAGAGGGACAAGAAGCTACAAATCGACCCAAGCCCAAGGCAGGAGCTGGGggactccttcctcctccaccagggGGTGTGAAGCTGgcacctcctcctgcccctgcAGCAACATCAAAGATTGGTTCAGCAAGTAATGTGGATATTCTTGGAGATCTGTCTAATGCATCTGCCAgctcagacagtcagtcagcagCTGCAGGAGGTGGGGAATCTTGGGGAGACtttgccagtgcccctcctaagCCAACGCCAGCTAG TAATCCACCAAGTGGAGGTTCAGGCAGTGGTTGGGTGACCTTCTAA